Sequence from the Maniola hyperantus chromosome Z, iAphHyp1.2, whole genome shotgun sequence genome:
TTCGGGAAGATGTTGGATATAACAACCCCAAGATATTGGCCCAGCTCAACACAAGGCTTTAATGAGATATCACGAAGAATCGATCTACTTTGGAACCGTGACGATATAATCAAAGAGCACGCAAAATTGGTTCAAGACATAAACAGCCTCAAACAAGTTATGTACGTCGCTCCAGTGGCCGAAGAGAGAGATTACGAGGACAGTGTCTTTCCTGAATTAATAGAAACATTCTCTACCACCACCGCTCGACCGACGACTAGAGGTGCCAGGCCAACTAAGTCTGGCTTCCCAGTTATAGTGTTGGGTGGAGGGAGCCGGCGACATTCAACTAAAAACCAACCATCAAAGGTCCCGAGGAGAACGATAAGCTTAGTTGGGACGTCATCTCCTGTAGTGAGGCATCCGTATCCTTTTGTGATGGCGGCGGCATCTCATCAGCCGGTTAGAATCTGCATGCCATCGTCTCTTACGTATCCAACCACTACTCGACGCCCTAGCCTATGGGAGCGTATAGTTAGGGCAATTATTCCTagataaaagtcaattaaatcGGTAGTCCT
This genomic interval carries:
- the LOC117995674 gene encoding uncharacterized protein — its product is MYRWLVVWQAVLYVASGTLDVRLLNPRYPSASQFECYDYPPTMPLRSYDTGWPIHKNFGKMLDITTPRYWPSSTQGFNEISRRIDLLWNRDDIIKEHAKLVQDINSLKQVMYVAPVAEERDYEDSVFPELIETFSTTTARPTTRGARPTKSGFPVIVLGGGSRRHSTKNQPSKVPRRTISLVGTSSPVVRHPYPFVMAAASHQPVRICMPSSLTYPTTTRRPSLWERIVRAIIPR